The DNA segment GGGGCAATGAAACGTGCAGAATCAATCGCCCACAAGGGGCGAGGACTACGGTAATTTCAATGAACCGTCCGGGCGGTGGTGTTCTCTCATTCAACCTCGCAACACATGACCGGCCACAATTGCCTTGACATCCGTTTGCCAAGATTGCATATTTCTCTCGCCCGACATTCTCGATATCAGCTTGCACCAATGCCATATGATCACCACCCTCGAACAAATCCAGGAAGTCGCACAGCGCATCGGCAAAGAATTCTCGCCGCAGCGCATCATCCTGCTCGGCTCCTACGCCTACGGCCATCCCACCCCGGACTCCGACGTGGATTTGCTGGTGATTACGCCGTTTCAAGGGCGCTCTGCTGAGAAGTCTGTCGAGATTCGACTCAAGGTGAGGCCGCCTTTCCCGATGGATCTGTTGGTGCGTACTCCTGAGAAAGTGCAGGAGCGCTTGAATATGGGCGATTCTTTCATGCGTGAAATCTTAATGAAGGGCAAAGTGCTTTATGAAGCCGCTGACGCATGAATGGGTGATGAAGGCCGAGGGCGATTTTGCCATACTGGAGGCGCGCAAACGCTGCCGGCTGTTTCGGCGCGTGGCCCGTGAAGCGCTGGGGATGGAAGTTTGATTCCATCACAGTGAATTAAGGCCGGCCCCATTCAAACTCTCTGCTTGAAATTTTATTTTTTTGCATTATCCCGCATTCCCCGCCACAAATGCCTTGACATCCAGCCTTTGCGGTTGCATATTCCTGCCGTTTGCTTCCACCTAAAATCGCCCAATCCGGATCAGCCGGAACCCAACGTTCACGTAAGCGGATTCTGCGAATCGAGCGGATAAAGCCCGTTTTTGTCCGCTCGATTCGTTCAATCCGCATACAAAGAAGCCTTTGTTTTCGCCGCGATTACAAATTGCCCATCGTTTCCCCGTCTCGCTCGACTCCGGTCGATGTGGATTGTTTCGAA comes from the Cytophagia bacterium CHB2 genome and includes:
- a CDS encoding nucleotidyltransferase domain-containing protein; the encoded protein is MTTLEQIQEVAQRIGKEFSPQRIILLGSYAYGHPTPDSDVDLLVITPFQGRSAEKSVEIRLKVRPPFPMDLLVRTPEKVQERLNMGDSFMREILMKGKVLYEAADA